The Dyella sp. 2HG41-7 sequence GATAATAGGGATGCTCGGGAATGGACATGTAATGAACTCCCGTGCCAATGCCGGCGGCCGTCATCGTTTCCAAGAAACCATCCCGCGTGATACCGCAGCGTTCTGGCTCGATCATCACGGTGTACAGGTGTCGGCCATGACGGATTTCGGCCGACGAAGGCATAGGCAGCGTGATCGGCAACGCGGCAAAGGCTTCGTCATACTGTTTCCAGATCGTATCGCGCCGGCGCCAATTGCGTTCCACCCGCGCCAACTGATGCAGGCCAAGCGCGGCCTGAATATCCATCATGTTGTACTTGAAACCGCATTCCACCACTTGGTAGTGCTTGTAGCCGCTATCGCCAAATCGATGCCAGGCATCCTTGCTCATGCCGTGCAAGGCCAGAATGCGCGCGCGCGCCACTTGGTCTTCGCTGCGGCCGACAATCATGCCGCCTTCGCCGGTCACGACATTTTTGGTGACGTAAAAGCTGTAGCAACCGAAATCACCGAACGTGCCGACCGGCTGACCGCGGTACGTGGCCTCTACGGAGTGTGCGCAATCTTCGATAACCACCAGATTGTGCTTGCTCGCAATCGCCATGATTGCACCCATATCGCACGGACGCCCGGCAAAGTGCACGGGCAGAATGGCGCGCGTACGTGGCGTGATAGCAGCCTCGATGGCAGCCGGATCGATATTTTGTGTTTGCGGATCGACATCGGCCAATACCGGTTGCAACCCCGCGTGCAAGATGGCGTTGACGGTGGCGCAAAACGTCAATGGCGTGGTGATCACCTCCGCACCCGCCTCGATGCCGGCAGCAAGCATGCTGACGTGCAGCGCCGCCGTGCAGGAGTTGACGGCTGCGACTTGCATCGGAGACACCGCACGAAAGGCCGCGAAATCCCGCTCGAATTGCGCGACCCGCGGCCCGGTGCCCAGCCATCCGGAGCGGAGGCAAGCAACGACTTCGTCGATCTCAGCCTCTTCTATTTGAGGCGCCCCGAATACCAGAAAAGGCAACGAAGACGGCTCCATAGTCACTCCAAATGGAAAGGAAAGCGGATTATTTCCGTGTGCGCACCGATCAACACACGTTCGATTAATGGCGATGTTCGGCAGATGGCGATAAATAGGTCACCAGCTGCTCCACCATGGCGTCAAGTTTCGCGTCCTTGGTGCGCAAGTGTACTTCAGGCGTATTGGGCGCTTCATAAGGCGAGTCGATGCCGGTGAAGTTGGTGATCTCACCAGCCCGCGCTTTTCGATACAGACCCTTCGGATCGCGACGTTCGCATTCTTCCAAGGGCGTATCGACAAAGACCTCGACAAATTCGCCATCGCCGAACAAGCCACGAGCAAACTCGCGCTCACCGCGGAATGGCGAAATGACGCACACCAAAACAATAAGGCCCGCATCAACCATGAGGTGAGCGACCTCGGCGACACGCCGCACGTTTTCCACACGCGCCTCAGGCGTAAATCCCAGATCGCGATTCAAGCCGTGACGAAGATTGTCGCCGTCCAGCAGGTAAGTATGGTGACCCATGGCGCTCAAGCGTCGCTCAACCTGATTGGCGACGGTCGACTTGCCGGCGCCCGACAAACCGGTGAACCACACGCACCGCGGCTGCTGTCCCTTGCTCCATGCACGCGTCTTTTTGTCCACATCCAAGTGTTGCCAGTGCACGTTGGTCGAGCGACGCAACGCAAAGTCGAGCATGCCGCAGGCGACTGTCGCATGCGTTTGTCGGTCGACCAGAATGAAGCCGCCCAGCGCATGATTCGTCGCGTAAGACTCGAATGCGATCGGATGGTCCAGGTCGATATTGCAATAACCGACCTCGTTGAGCTCAAGTCGATGTGCAGCCAGCTTGGCTTGCGTATTGACGTCAATCTTGTGCTTGATCGATGTGACGCGCGCATTGACCGTGCGAGCCCCCACCTTCAACCAGTAACCCCGATTCGGAAGCAAGGGCTCATCGCCCAGCCACAACACATGCGCAGCAAATTGATCGGCCTCCGGCGCCGGATGCGCCGCGTCGGCAATAAGATCGCCGCGACTGATGTCTACCTCGCGGTCCAGTGTCAGCGTAATCGCCTGGCCCGCCTGCGCCTCCGCAAGGTCGCCATTGGCAGTCACGATTCGCGCCACTTGCGCATTGTGCGTCCCGGGTTGAATCATCACCGTGTCGCCAACCCTGATTCGTCCACCGCATATCGTGCCGGCGTAACCGCGAAAGTGCTGGTCGGGACGATTGACCCACTGAACCGGCATACGAAAATCGGTGGGTTGCTGCGGTTCTACCGTGGCAGCCTCCAACAGCTCAAGCAGCGACGCGCCCTCGTACCACGGCATGCGCGCAGAGCGCGTACCGATGTTGTCGCCGGTTAACGCAGCAATCGGCAACGCTTGAACTTCCTCAACTCCCAATTGCTCGGCAAGCGCCAAGTAATCCGCCTCAATGGAGGCATAGACATCGCGACGATAATCGACAAGATCCATTTTATTGACGGCCAGGATGATCTTGCGGATACCGAGCAAGGCGCAGATATAGGTATGTCGTCTCGTCTGTTGCAAAAGCCCTTTACGCGCATCGACCAGCATCACCGCCAAATCGGCGTTCGATGCACCGGTCGCCATGTTGCGCGTGTACTGCTCATGTCCGGGACAATCGGCCACCCTGAAATGGCGCCGGCTCGTATGAAAATAGCGGTACGCGACATCGATGGTAATGCCCTGCTGCCGTTCGGCGTCTAGACCATCCATCAGCAGCGAAAAGTCGAGCGCATCGCTATCCGGATAGCGACGACGACTGTCCTTCCGCAACGCTTCCATCTGGTCGTCCGGCAACATGCCTGCGTCGTATAGCAATCGGCCAAGCAGCGTGCTCTTGCCGTCGTCAACGCTTCCACATGTGATGAATCGCAGCAGGCCGCTGGCCGAAGTATTGTCGGCAACCATCAGAAATACCCTTCCTGCTTTTTGCGTTCCATCGATGCAGAAGGATCATGATCGATGACTCTTCCTTGGCGCTCGGAACTGCGGGAGTGAACCATTTCGTCGATAATTTCATCGAGCGTTGAAGCCGTCGATGCAACGGCGCCAGTGAGCGGATAGCAGCCCAACGTACGGAAGCGCACCATGCGCGTCTCGACCTTTTCGCCGTCGCGCAACACAAAGCGTTCGTCGTCGACCATGATCAATGCGCCATCGCGCGCCACGACTGGTCGCTCTTTCGCGAAATACAGGGGCACAACCGGAATATTTTCGCGCCGTATGTAATGCCACACATCCATTTCCGTCCAGTTGGACAAAGGAAATACGCGAACGCTTTCGCCCTTGTGGATGTTCGTGTTGTAGAGATTCCAAAATTCAGGACGCTGACGTTTCGGATCCCATCGATGCTGCGCATTGCGAAACGAAAACACACGCTCTTTTGCGCGCGACTTTTCTTCGTCCCGGCGCGCACCGCCAATCGCGGCGTCGAAACCAAATTTATCCAAGGCTTGTTTTAGCGCTGCGGTTTTCATGATGTCCGTATGCACAGTCGCGCCATGCACGAGCGGCGAAATACCTTGTCGAACGCCCTCTTCATTGATATGGACGAGCAATTGCACATCGCCCGCTGCAGCCACCTGGTCGCGAAACGCGATCATTTCGCGGAATTTCCAGGTGGTGTCTACATGCAATAGCGGAATCGGAGGGCGTGCCGGATAAAATGCTTTGCGCAACAAGTGCAGCAGTACCGACGAATCCTTGCCAATGGAATAAAGCATGACAGGCCGCTGAAAACAGGCCGCGACTTCACGAAATATATGGATGCTCTCGGACTCGAGCGCATCAAGGTGGGAAAGCTCCGTGCTCATCGATTGGGTCGGATAACGGTGATCCCGCATTGTGCCATGTTGCCTGACCATCCACAGCACCCGGTCTGTCGCATTCCGAAGCTGCCCAGGACACACGCCATGGTAAGCCATGAGCGCATAGTCGGTAGGCCCGGATCTTTTATTTATGGGTTCGTTAACGCCATATCGCAGCGTACGAACGAGGCGCCCGGCAGGAAGGCGTTCCGCCTGAAGAGGCAAGCTCTCTTCGCTATCGTACGCAGATATCTACATTTTTCTCGTATCGAGGCGATGCGTCAGTACGTGGCCCGCTTGCTCCTTCATGCCGCCTTGTTCGGAATGAGCGAATAATCCGAATTTGCGCAGCAATCTGATCGCGTAATCCTGTAAACCCGCGCGCCGAATCCCAATATAAATCCACACACCAATGCACGACGTGCAAAACCATAGGATGCCGTAGCCGGATATTGCCCGCTGCCCCTCTAGCCACGGCGTCGCAAGTACTGCAGCGGCCATCAAAAAATTGAACGCTATGGCGGCACCGCACCAGTTCAATCGATTCGTCAATGTGGTGACTTTGCGCTGCCCTGACGCATAGTCGGCGTCGAGCCCGGCTACGAAAGCGACACGCTCGCCGAATTGTCCCTCGACCTCGGCTTGCGCGCTCGCAGAACGCGTAAATTGCGTATCCGTTTGCTGCAATTGCTCGCTTAGCCGAAGCGCCTCGTTGATAACACCAATATCGGTTTGAGGATCATGCGCATCGAAGTCGGTCGCGACGCATGAGCTGTTGATTCGACTTGTAAGCGGCTGCAAACAAGCCTCCATGTAGGGCTCGCCCAAAAAATCCAGCACGCGCCGCATCGCTTGCTCCGGATTGCGCACCAGATCGTCGTAACGCAGCCTATGCACGACTTGCGTACCGTATGCACGCTCAGCGCGGATGCAAGCTTGCACCGTTCCAAGCCAATACTCGTAGGCTTGCTGTTCCGTATCCACCAGCTTCCCGCCACTGCCCATGTTGAAATTGAGCATGGAGTTCACGACAGCACGGACGTCTCGAACGATGTGCACGAATTTCGCGTTGGGAAATAACTTTCTCAAGCCTGCGATGTAATAGGAATACTCCGGCGTGCCATCGACCCAACGCACCTTCGGATCGTCGGCTGACTGCGACAAAGCAAATGCGGGATTGATCTGAGATGGGTCGTATTTGCTGCAATCCCTGGATATCCGCTCCTGCCGAGCACGACAGCCAAGAATCATCGCATTGATGCTGTCGCCGAATGTCCTAAAGAAAACCTCGCGGTCCATGCCAAGCGCAGAAAGTTGCGATCGATGACCATGCAGGTTTCCGGTTCGATATTGAACTCCAACATTGACCGCAAACTCGCCAAGCCAGCCCGATTCCTCTTGGGGAAGGATGTTGGCATGCTGCCCGAGGCACCAGGTCAGGATGCTCGTACCCGATCGCGGCGAACCGACCACGAAGATCGGATCGCTATTACACTTGGCATCGCCTTTTAACATTTGATAACCCCGGGCGACGTGTCGAATTCCGCCGCCTTTCTGTTCTGCGCAGTCAACGGCCCCACATTCCGTGTCGCAAAATCAAGCTGCACGCGTCAGCCTATCGTAAGGTTACAGTTTTTTTAAAGGCCCC is a genomic window containing:
- a CDS encoding sulfotransferase; the protein is MLKGDAKCNSDPIFVVGSPRSGTSILTWCLGQHANILPQEESGWLGEFAVNVGVQYRTGNLHGHRSQLSALGMDREVFFRTFGDSINAMILGCRARQERISRDCSKYDPSQINPAFALSQSADDPKVRWVDGTPEYSYYIAGLRKLFPNAKFVHIVRDVRAVVNSMLNFNMGSGGKLVDTEQQAYEYWLGTVQACIRAERAYGTQVVHRLRYDDLVRNPEQAMRRVLDFLGEPYMEACLQPLTSRINSSCVATDFDAHDPQTDIGVINEALRLSEQLQQTDTQFTRSASAQAEVEGQFGERVAFVAGLDADYASGQRKVTTLTNRLNWCGAAIAFNFLMAAAVLATPWLEGQRAISGYGILWFCTSCIGVWIYIGIRRAGLQDYAIRLLRKFGLFAHSEQGGMKEQAGHVLTHRLDTRKM
- the cysN gene encoding sulfate adenylyltransferase subunit CysN; protein product: MVADNTSASGLLRFITCGSVDDGKSTLLGRLLYDAGMLPDDQMEALRKDSRRRYPDSDALDFSLLMDGLDAERQQGITIDVAYRYFHTSRRHFRVADCPGHEQYTRNMATGASNADLAVMLVDARKGLLQQTRRHTYICALLGIRKIILAVNKMDLVDYRRDVYASIEADYLALAEQLGVEEVQALPIAALTGDNIGTRSARMPWYEGASLLELLEAATVEPQQPTDFRMPVQWVNRPDQHFRGYAGTICGGRIRVGDTVMIQPGTHNAQVARIVTANGDLAEAQAGQAITLTLDREVDISRGDLIADAAHPAPEADQFAAHVLWLGDEPLLPNRGYWLKVGARTVNARVTSIKHKIDVNTQAKLAAHRLELNEVGYCNIDLDHPIAFESYATNHALGGFILVDRQTHATVACGMLDFALRRSTNVHWQHLDVDKKTRAWSKGQQPRCVWFTGLSGAGKSTVANQVERRLSAMGHHTYLLDGDNLRHGLNRDLGFTPEARVENVRRVAEVAHLMVDAGLIVLVCVISPFRGEREFARGLFGDGEFVEVFVDTPLEECERRDPKGLYRKARAGEITNFTGIDSPYEAPNTPEVHLRTKDAKLDAMVEQLVTYLSPSAEHRH
- a CDS encoding DegT/DnrJ/EryC1/StrS aminotransferase family protein, with the translated sequence MEPSSLPFLVFGAPQIEEAEIDEVVACLRSGWLGTGPRVAQFERDFAAFRAVSPMQVAAVNSCTAALHVSMLAAGIEAGAEVITTPLTFCATVNAILHAGLQPVLADVDPQTQNIDPAAIEAAITPRTRAILPVHFAGRPCDMGAIMAIASKHNLVVIEDCAHSVEATYRGQPVGTFGDFGCYSFYVTKNVVTGEGGMIVGRSEDQVARARILALHGMSKDAWHRFGDSGYKHYQVVECGFKYNMMDIQAALGLHQLARVERNWRRRDTIWKQYDEAFAALPITLPMPSSAEIRHGRHLYTVMIEPERCGITRDGFLETMTAAGIGTGVHYMSIPEHPYYQQRFGWSPEQWPNAMKLGRATVSLPLSPGMSDQDVARLIDTVRATLSFA
- the cysD gene encoding sulfate adenylyltransferase subunit CysD, whose protein sequence is MSTELSHLDALESESIHIFREVAACFQRPVMLYSIGKDSSVLLHLLRKAFYPARPPIPLLHVDTTWKFREMIAFRDQVAAAGDVQLLVHINEEGVRQGISPLVHGATVHTDIMKTAALKQALDKFGFDAAIGGARRDEEKSRAKERVFSFRNAQHRWDPKRQRPEFWNLYNTNIHKGESVRVFPLSNWTEMDVWHYIRRENIPVVPLYFAKERPVVARDGALIMVDDERFVLRDGEKVETRMVRFRTLGCYPLTGAVASTASTLDEIIDEMVHSRSSERQGRVIDHDPSASMERKKQEGYF